From a region of the Actinomycetota bacterium genome:
- the acpS gene encoding holo-ACP synthase, whose protein sequence is MKDDLNISGIGIDLVEVDRIKRLINKYPKFLNRFFTKNEINYCNNKKNRYIHFAGKFAAKEAIIKSIGFGNNALKLKEIEINNTSNTNKNSIPKVILHGSALSLANKKDIEEILISITHTKKMAIAIAYTRGKA, encoded by the coding sequence TATATCAGGAATAGGGATAGACTTAGTTGAAGTTGATAGAATTAAAAGGTTAATAAATAAGTACCCCAAATTTTTAAATAGATTTTTTACTAAAAACGAAATCAATTATTGTAATAACAAAAAAAACAGATATATTCATTTTGCTGGAAAATTTGCAGCTAAAGAAGCTATTATCAAATCTATTGGATTTGGAAATAATGCTTTAAAATTAAAAGAGATTGAGATTAATAATACGAGTAATACTAATAAAAATTCGATTCCAAAAGTTATACTACACGGTTCTGCTCTTAGCCTTGCTAATAAAAAGGATATAGAAGAAATTTTAATTAGTATTACTCATACAAAGAAAATGGCTATTGCTATCGCTTATACAAGGGGTAAAGCATGA